In Candidatus Fermentibacter sp., a single window of DNA contains:
- a CDS encoding FlgD immunoglobulin-like domain containing protein translates to MDLLIPVVFLAQSVTMDVYPAQWAGWVPDRLLSSGDEITQDVSLPGLPALVAQTGVPLLRWGGIAAEYWDWEGFGYEGASYVDYFGSGIVVVPSPCSIDDILQFTEEAGAEPVLTVNHQIDDPAKAARLVEYCNGGTGTPMGALRAQRGHPEPYDVTLWCIGNEPDIAGGTYPTPFGTMTFYRHFGIPFESWGWTDSVFCTPGQFSDLVGEYADAMRAASPIPIEIGGLSLSGDLSWIGPVMGPNASSVDWMDAHYYPVWVWESDSTMYHDLLWSPDSSSIPLEARYSQIRATLDAVPGCAGIPLWMMEYNVAVMAEDPAWWNYLDGLVVADCIGHLARAGAPAAAVYSIAEGTEGEFPLFGQIRTDTLSARMGAHVLRLYSERFGGTLVETDCAAAMEHGLEAWSSLTGDGSVSVMALNRDLDEPVEASVEIHGWVPGTSFEAWSITCDASLEAPWNGTSGIRYEGSFPCGASGIDWTFQPASVTCIVVHPTASVEDDGSDAGAMLRVLPNPSCGSVDLAFAVEAPGTPLVDIYDSCGRLLTRLQGQPVDNGACVVSWDGLQADGSRCPAGAYRAVATLPGGSVVTGEFVLLD, encoded by the coding sequence ATGGATCTGCTGATCCCGGTTGTATTCCTCGCGCAGTCCGTCACCATGGACGTCTACCCGGCGCAGTGGGCGGGATGGGTTCCCGACAGGCTCCTCTCCTCGGGCGACGAGATCACGCAGGACGTATCCCTCCCCGGGCTCCCGGCCCTCGTCGCGCAGACGGGCGTCCCGCTGCTGCGCTGGGGCGGCATCGCGGCCGAGTACTGGGACTGGGAGGGGTTCGGGTACGAGGGTGCATCCTACGTCGACTACTTCGGGTCGGGCATCGTCGTCGTCCCATCACCGTGCAGCATCGACGACATCCTGCAGTTCACGGAGGAGGCGGGCGCCGAGCCCGTGCTGACCGTCAACCACCAGATCGACGACCCGGCAAAGGCCGCGCGGCTCGTCGAGTACTGCAACGGAGGAACCGGGACCCCTATGGGCGCGCTGCGCGCGCAGCGAGGCCACCCGGAGCCATACGACGTGACGCTCTGGTGCATCGGGAACGAGCCGGACATAGCCGGCGGCACCTATCCGACGCCGTTCGGCACGATGACCTTCTACAGGCACTTCGGGATCCCCTTCGAGAGCTGGGGCTGGACCGACTCGGTGTTCTGCACGCCCGGCCAGTTCTCGGATCTCGTCGGAGAGTACGCAGACGCCATGAGGGCCGCCTCGCCCATCCCCATCGAGATCGGGGGCCTCTCCCTCTCGGGCGACCTGTCGTGGATCGGGCCGGTCATGGGGCCGAATGCATCATCCGTCGACTGGATGGACGCCCACTACTACCCCGTCTGGGTCTGGGAATCCGACAGCACGATGTACCACGACCTGCTCTGGAGCCCCGACAGCTCCTCGATCCCGCTCGAGGCCCGCTATTCACAGATAAGGGCCACCCTCGACGCAGTGCCGGGGTGCGCCGGCATCCCCCTGTGGATGATGGAGTACAACGTCGCGGTGATGGCGGAGGACCCGGCCTGGTGGAACTACCTCGACGGACTGGTCGTGGCCGACTGCATCGGGCACCTTGCCCGTGCAGGCGCCCCCGCTGCCGCCGTGTACTCCATAGCCGAGGGCACGGAAGGCGAGTTCCCGCTGTTCGGGCAGATCAGGACGGACACCCTCTCGGCCAGGATGGGCGCCCATGTGCTGAGGCTCTATTCGGAACGATTCGGGGGGACCCTCGTCGAAACGGACTGCGCGGCTGCGATGGAGCACGGGCTCGAGGCCTGGAGCAGCCTGACGGGCGATGGATCGGTGTCGGTCATGGCCCTGAACCGCGACCTGGATGAGCCCGTGGAAGCCTCGGTCGAGATCCATGGATGGGTCCCGGGGACCTCGTTCGAGGCGTGGTCGATAACATGCGATGCATCTCTGGAGGCTCCCTGGAACGGCACGTCGGGCATCCGGTACGAAGGTTCCTTCCCATGCGGCGCATCCGGCATCGACTGGACGTTCCAGCCGGCATCCGTCACCTGCATCGTAGTGCACCCGACGGCTTCGGTGGAGGACGACGGGTCCGATGCCGGGGCCATGCTGCGCGTGCTTCCCAACCCCTCGTGCGGTTCGGTGGATCTCGCATTCGCCGTCGAAGCGCCCGGCACTCCCCTCGTCGACATATACGACAGCTGCGGCAGGCTCTTGACCAGGCTCCAGGGGCAGCCTGTCGACAACGGAGCATGCGTGGTGTCGTGGGACGGGCTGCAGGCCGATGGCAGCCGCTGCCCTGCCGGAGCCTACAGGGCAGTTGCGACCCTGCCGGGCGGAAGTGTCGTCACCGGGGAGTTCGTGCTGCTGGACTGA
- a CDS encoding FG-GAP-like repeat-containing protein, translating to MRSKILSIPAFLLVIAAVAGADSATQTSWTGGQGVPGPVGMPPGWAESFQSSSPSIGYSSIPGVLSLAYPECMIHPAATLAFTCGDLDGDDDIDVAAIDEGGNGYWLENAGSGTGWAMHSVPALTEIYQYSNTLEAADMDSDNDIDLFVSGDAVYLGWAENLDGSGLSWSYNDLSDTAIPPGYSALADVDGDLDIDVINCYGEYNHLTCLENLDGSGLLWNEHVLHSTGCEACCIADIDGDGDPDLAATSPWQAELRWYRNDGLDSWAKSGIATFNYPERVDACDIDADGDQDLVTTAVNENEVLWFENANGSGTSWNEHTIDATLELPEYVAADDFDGDGDGDVICGAGYLEDPLKFYENSGTGWIGTTLDPSSRAVVLSSDIDSDGTADALAFSKMYPPDWIKWWSMVYPGSGWLESSILYLGCDPGWGSIGWNSETPSGTSVSFQVRASDDHTQMGAWSGTLSAPCSLSGILADNASYLQYRALLASSEPDETPLLNDVTVLWNNLGTPEEEPPAGLELRVVSPNPSSGTMSIEFGLPQGGRADVTILDLAGRIAASETGAEYTPGWHSVRFADLVPGVYHAVVRACGSREAVRFTVME from the coding sequence ATGAGATCGAAAATCCTCTCCATACCAGCATTTCTCCTCGTCATAGCAGCGGTAGCGGGCGCTGATTCTGCAACACAGACCAGCTGGACGGGCGGCCAGGGGGTCCCGGGCCCGGTCGGGATGCCGCCCGGGTGGGCGGAGTCGTTCCAGTCATCCTCGCCGTCGATCGGGTATTCGTCCATACCCGGCGTTCTCTCTCTCGCATATCCCGAATGCATGATCCACCCGGCTGCCACCCTGGCATTCACATGCGGCGATCTGGACGGCGATGATGACATCGATGTGGCAGCGATAGACGAGGGCGGCAACGGGTACTGGTTAGAGAACGCGGGTTCGGGCACGGGATGGGCGATGCACTCCGTGCCTGCACTGACCGAGATCTACCAGTACTCCAATACGTTGGAAGCTGCAGACATGGACTCGGACAACGACATCGACCTGTTCGTCTCAGGCGACGCGGTGTACCTGGGATGGGCGGAGAACCTTGATGGCTCGGGGCTCTCGTGGTCGTACAACGACCTTTCCGATACAGCCATTCCTCCAGGATACTCCGCTCTGGCCGACGTCGACGGGGATCTCGACATCGATGTGATCAACTGCTACGGCGAATACAACCATCTGACATGCCTCGAGAACCTCGACGGGTCCGGGCTTCTCTGGAACGAGCACGTGCTCCATTCCACAGGATGCGAGGCATGCTGCATCGCAGACATCGACGGTGATGGAGATCCTGACCTCGCCGCAACGTCACCTTGGCAGGCAGAACTGCGATGGTACAGGAACGACGGACTCGACTCGTGGGCAAAAAGCGGAATAGCGACCTTCAACTATCCCGAGAGAGTCGATGCCTGCGACATCGACGCGGACGGCGACCAGGACCTGGTGACCACGGCCGTCAACGAGAACGAGGTCCTCTGGTTCGAGAACGCGAATGGATCGGGCACTTCGTGGAACGAGCACACGATCGATGCCACCCTCGAACTGCCTGAATACGTCGCCGCTGATGACTTCGACGGCGACGGCGACGGTGACGTGATCTGCGGAGCGGGTTACCTCGAGGATCCCTTGAAGTTCTACGAGAACAGCGGGACGGGATGGATCGGGACGACTCTCGACCCTTCCTCGAGAGCCGTAGTCCTCTCCTCCGACATCGACTCCGACGGGACAGCCGATGCACTGGCATTCAGCAAGATGTACCCACCGGACTGGATCAAGTGGTGGAGCATGGTCTATCCGGGAAGCGGATGGCTCGAATCCAGCATCCTCTACCTCGGATGCGATCCGGGGTGGGGCAGCATCGGATGGAATTCGGAGACACCCTCGGGAACGTCGGTATCGTTCCAGGTACGGGCATCGGACGACCACACCCAGATGGGAGCCTGGTCGGGCACGCTGAGTGCACCCTGCAGCCTCTCCGGGATCCTCGCGGACAACGCCAGCTACCTGCAGTACCGGGCGCTGCTGGCATCCTCCGAGCCGGATGAGACGCCGCTCCTGAATGACGTCACCGTGTTGTGGAACAACCTCGGCACCCCGGAGGAGGAGCCCCCGGCGGGGCTGGAACTCAGGGTGGTGTCGCCGAATCCATCGTCAGGGACTATGTCGATCGAGTTCGGGCTCCCGCAGGGAGGCCGGGCGGACGTGACCATCCTCGACCTGGCAGGGAGGATCGCAGCTTCCGAAACCGGAGCGGAATACACGCCGGGTTGGCACTCCGTGAGGTTCGCCGATCTCGTTCCGGGCGTGTACCACGCGGTCGTACGGGCCTGCGGCAGCCGGGAGGCCGTGCGCTTCACCGTCATGGAATGA
- a CDS encoding T9SS type A sorting domain-containing protein produces the protein MGRLAAILLLFSTLSFSDSEIQTDWSGGPGTPGPVGGWYDSFKDEIAADWWGSPGSLLLGHGRQYDIGSGCCQIGAADFDGDGDLDAAASCNWINAVVWWENLSGGTGWMEHVIAGCIEPEGLTVGDFDSDGDCDVAAASETGNSYWYENSSGGSAWTIHGLANTGSNIRTLDAGDVDGDGDIDIQTCIELSDDVVYWQNTGQGMEWSRYTVDPDFDGAWASVLADIDGDGDLDIAATRRSYTYENGEIHWWENSNGSGTSWSEHVVDATYIDPRSITAGDVDGDGDIDLASTSFNFYNGLITWWANADGSGESWYEHTICTGFNYAHSVTLSDFDGDGDCDVAGASIAPTNDVVWWRNLSGTGTTWESAWLATDMTEARTTLAADFTSDGRDDLMAAGSENSVIWDMTGRSSSGSLTSSILDAGWPGNNWVSISWTGDQPAGTSIGFQVWATDQPYSPETWSDTLWSPSSLVGVVPQGTRYFQYRIVMTSNSLPQVTPVLFDVQVTWNPLGIGQEEQAGIAFDPVSPNPAHGRAFLSFELPAPGTVEFDVFDSSGRLVASRGPQEYAQGGSSIGIGDLPPGVYSAVMVTGDFRASRRFVIID, from the coding sequence ATGGGCAGACTAGCCGCCATCCTTCTTCTCTTCTCCACTCTCTCCTTCTCCGACTCTGAAATCCAGACCGACTGGTCGGGCGGGCCCGGCACCCCCGGGCCTGTCGGGGGATGGTACGATTCCTTCAAAGACGAGATCGCCGCCGACTGGTGGGGGTCGCCTGGTTCTCTTCTCCTCGGCCATGGGAGACAGTACGACATCGGATCGGGCTGCTGCCAGATCGGGGCTGCCGATTTCGACGGAGACGGAGACCTTGATGCGGCAGCCTCCTGCAACTGGATCAACGCGGTGGTATGGTGGGAGAATCTGTCCGGGGGTACCGGCTGGATGGAGCATGTGATAGCCGGGTGCATCGAACCGGAGGGCCTCACGGTCGGCGATTTCGATTCCGACGGTGACTGCGACGTCGCGGCAGCCTCAGAGACCGGCAACAGCTACTGGTACGAGAATTCATCGGGCGGGTCGGCATGGACCATTCATGGACTGGCGAACACCGGATCCAACATCAGGACGCTCGACGCTGGAGATGTCGACGGCGACGGTGATATCGATATCCAGACATGCATCGAGCTCTCCGATGACGTTGTCTATTGGCAGAACACCGGCCAGGGCATGGAATGGTCGAGGTATACCGTCGACCCGGATTTCGATGGGGCATGGGCTTCAGTTCTCGCCGACATCGACGGCGACGGGGATCTCGACATTGCAGCCACCCGGCGCTCCTACACGTACGAGAACGGAGAGATCCACTGGTGGGAGAACAGCAACGGTTCGGGCACGTCGTGGAGCGAGCATGTCGTGGATGCGACGTATATCGATCCCAGGAGCATCACAGCCGGAGATGTAGACGGGGACGGTGACATCGACCTGGCGAGCACCTCCTTCAACTTTTACAATGGACTCATCACCTGGTGGGCCAATGCAGACGGTTCGGGGGAGTCCTGGTACGAGCACACGATATGCACCGGGTTCAACTACGCCCACTCGGTCACCCTGTCCGATTTCGACGGGGACGGTGACTGCGATGTGGCTGGAGCCTCCATCGCCCCGACGAACGATGTCGTCTGGTGGAGGAACCTGAGTGGTACAGGGACGACATGGGAGTCCGCATGGCTAGCGACGGACATGACGGAGGCCCGGACCACCCTGGCTGCCGACTTCACCTCGGATGGGCGCGATGACCTCATGGCAGCCGGCTCGGAGAACTCGGTGATCTGGGACATGACGGGACGATCTTCGAGCGGCAGCCTGACGTCGTCCATCCTGGACGCCGGATGGCCCGGTAATAACTGGGTTTCCATCTCATGGACGGGAGACCAGCCGGCGGGAACCAGCATCGGATTCCAGGTATGGGCGACGGACCAACCATACTCTCCGGAAACCTGGTCCGATACACTCTGGAGTCCGTCCTCCCTGGTCGGCGTAGTGCCCCAGGGAACGAGGTATTTCCAGTACCGGATCGTGATGACGTCAAACTCCCTGCCACAGGTCACTCCCGTCCTCTTCGACGTCCAGGTGACCTGGAATCCCCTTGGGATAGGTCAGGAGGAGCAGGCTGGCATCGCCTTCGACCCGGTTTCGCCCAATCCCGCGCACGGCCGTGCATTCCTTTCCTTCGAGCTGCCTGCTCCGGGAACGGTGGAGTTCGACGTGTTCGACTCCTCGGGGAGGCTGGTTGCCTCTCGCGGGCCGCAGGAGTACGCGCAGGGCGGCAGCAGCATCGGGATCGGGGATCTTCCTCCCGGAGTGTATTCGGCTGTGATGGTGACGGGGGATTTCAGGGCGTCCCGGCGCTTCGTGATCATCGACTAG
- the arsB gene encoding ACR3 family arsenite efflux transporter, with amino-acid sequence MTTVSSSHDARRLSSPFERYLTVWVLLCIGAGILLGRLAPDLAARLDGFSIRAGGAPVISIPIAVCLFFMMYPIMVKIDFASVVRAGGSGRPVWLTLFVNWAVKPFTMYAISLLFLGVLFRGLIGVEAVDLVRMPFGLDLPIGSTHGAGVVVMEGGVKMLQVPLWRSYFAGCILLGIAPCTAMVLVWGYLARGNDGLTLVMVAINSLTMLVLYGPLGGFLLGVGRLPVPWQALVLSIAIYVALPLAAGYLSRKLIIRARGERWFRERFLHRLTPVTIAALLITLILLFSFKGETILSNPLTILWIAIPLFIQTNLIFWLGYRLARLLKLRYEDAAPAAMIGASNHFEVAIATATMLFGLSSGAALATVVGVLIEVPVMLMLVRICLRTRGWFHPARAGE; translated from the coding sequence GTGACCACTGTTTCATCCAGCCATGACGCGAGGCGGTTGTCCAGCCCGTTCGAGAGGTATCTCACGGTATGGGTCCTGCTCTGCATCGGAGCGGGAATCCTGCTGGGAAGGCTCGCCCCCGACCTGGCGGCGAGGCTCGACGGCTTCTCGATCCGCGCGGGCGGGGCGCCCGTGATCTCCATACCCATAGCTGTCTGCCTGTTCTTCATGATGTACCCGATCATGGTGAAGATCGACTTCGCGTCGGTCGTCAGGGCGGGCGGCAGCGGCAGACCGGTCTGGCTGACGCTGTTCGTGAACTGGGCGGTCAAGCCGTTCACGATGTATGCGATCTCGCTGCTGTTCCTGGGCGTGCTCTTCCGCGGCCTGATCGGAGTCGAAGCCGTCGATCTCGTCAGGATGCCCTTCGGCCTGGACCTGCCGATCGGCTCCACTCACGGCGCGGGCGTCGTGGTGATGGAAGGCGGCGTGAAGATGCTCCAGGTCCCTCTCTGGAGGAGCTATTTCGCAGGGTGCATCCTACTCGGGATTGCGCCGTGCACGGCCATGGTGCTCGTGTGGGGATACCTGGCCAGGGGGAACGACGGGCTGACCCTCGTGATGGTCGCCATCAACTCGCTCACCATGCTGGTCCTGTACGGTCCGCTGGGCGGGTTCCTGCTGGGTGTCGGCCGCCTGCCCGTGCCCTGGCAGGCCCTTGTTCTCTCCATCGCCATATACGTTGCCCTTCCCCTTGCAGCGGGCTACCTCTCCAGGAAGCTCATCATCAGGGCCAGGGGCGAGAGGTGGTTCCGCGAGCGATTCCTCCACAGGCTGACCCCGGTCACCATCGCAGCCCTGCTCATCACCCTCATCCTGCTCTTCAGCTTCAAGGGTGAGACGATCCTCTCCAATCCGCTCACGATCCTGTGGATAGCGATCCCCCTGTTCATCCAGACGAACCTCATCTTCTGGCTGGGCTACAGGCTCGCACGTCTTCTGAAGCTGCGCTACGAGGACGCGGCGCCCGCTGCGATGATCGGGGCCTCGAACCACTTCGAGGTCGCGATAGCCACGGCCACGATGCTGTTCGGCCTGTCATCGGGGGCCGCCCTCGCCACCGTGGTCGGCGTGCTCATCGAAGTGCCCGTCATGCTGATGCTCGTGCGGATCTGTCTGAGGACCAGGGGCTGGTTCCATCCGGCTCGGGCAGGAGAGTGA
- a CDS encoding cytochrome c biogenesis protein CcdA, with protein sequence MNEFLTGLGRAVESPAPFIGLVAALLWGVLSIALSPCHLASIPLLVGYISKEPEASTKKAFRISASFACGVFLAVAALGAITLGAGRIAGDIGHTGGIILSVLMILFGLNLVEVFTIPAPARTMPGRVRSGLPGAALYGLVFGAAAGPCTFAFIAPLLGVILAAQASRPAFAAGMMGAFAAGHCGVILLAGTFSGAVCRFLNWNEKSGRLAGLRRIAGALVILAGIYLLRKAL encoded by the coding sequence TTGAATGAGTTCCTGACAGGCCTGGGGAGGGCGGTCGAAAGCCCGGCGCCCTTCATCGGGCTCGTCGCGGCCCTCCTCTGGGGCGTCCTGAGCATCGCCCTGAGCCCCTGCCACCTCGCGAGCATCCCCCTCCTGGTGGGCTACATCTCGAAGGAGCCGGAGGCGTCCACGAAGAAGGCCTTCAGGATATCGGCCTCCTTCGCGTGCGGAGTCTTCCTTGCGGTGGCCGCACTGGGAGCAATCACCCTGGGCGCCGGCAGGATAGCAGGGGACATCGGACACACCGGCGGGATCATCCTGTCGGTGCTGATGATCCTCTTCGGTCTCAACCTCGTGGAGGTCTTCACCATTCCCGCTCCCGCGCGGACGATGCCTGGTAGGGTACGGTCCGGCCTTCCCGGAGCGGCCCTGTACGGGCTCGTCTTCGGCGCGGCGGCGGGGCCGTGCACCTTCGCCTTCATAGCTCCGCTCCTGGGGGTGATCCTTGCTGCGCAGGCATCCCGACCTGCATTCGCCGCGGGGATGATGGGAGCCTTCGCCGCCGGCCACTGCGGCGTCATCCTGCTTGCCGGCACGTTTTCGGGCGCGGTGTGCAGGTTCCTGAACTGGAACGAGAAGTCGGGCAGGCTGGCGGGGCTGCGTCGCATCGCAGGCGCACTGGTCATCCTGGCCGGCATCTATCTTCTGCGAAAAGCGCTGTGA
- a CDS encoding thioredoxin family protein, with amino-acid sequence MKMIGRIAILTAVAGLAAAAVLTREGGKGPEPAPEEPVTTSLPKVVDLGSQMCIPCQTMMTELDRLADMTMGTIDIEFIDINENQTAAQAYGIRVIPTQIFISETGEELWRHEGVLSAEDMVAAWAELGYDVIPEEPVE; translated from the coding sequence ATGAAGATGATCGGCAGGATCGCGATCCTGACTGCGGTAGCCGGGCTTGCGGCAGCGGCCGTACTGACCCGGGAAGGCGGCAAGGGCCCGGAACCGGCGCCGGAGGAGCCGGTCACGACCTCCCTTCCGAAGGTGGTGGACCTCGGCTCGCAGATGTGCATCCCGTGCCAGACCATGATGACGGAGCTCGACAGGCTCGCCGACATGACCATGGGCACGATAGACATCGAGTTCATCGACATCAACGAGAACCAGACCGCGGCGCAGGCGTACGGGATCAGGGTCATCCCGACCCAGATCTTCATCTCCGAAACCGGGGAGGAGCTGTGGCGGCACGAGGGCGTCCTGTCCGCCGAGGACATGGTCGCGGCGTGGGCCGAGCTGGGATACGACGTGATCCCGGAGGAGCCCGTTGAATGA
- a CDS encoding thioredoxin family protein, giving the protein MRIQVLGTGCPKCAKLEEHVREAVARAGMTDVSVEKVKDLKEIMAFGVMMTPALAVDGEVLVTGRVPGVDELVSMLSGRR; this is encoded by the coding sequence ATGAGGATCCAGGTCCTGGGAACGGGGTGCCCGAAGTGCGCGAAGCTCGAGGAGCACGTGCGCGAGGCCGTCGCACGGGCCGGGATGACGGACGTCTCGGTCGAGAAGGTGAAGGACCTGAAGGAGATCATGGCCTTCGGCGTGATGATGACCCCCGCGCTCGCAGTCGACGGCGAGGTGCTGGTGACGGGCCGGGTGCCGGGGGTCGACGAGCTCGTTTCGATGCTCTCCGGAAGACGGTAG
- a CDS encoding permease: protein MTRDLRTILFLAALVLAAWFLPVGSPRFDASLIEAFAMLNEYARLHILLCLVPALFIAGAIGVFLNRDSVLSYLGPGANRLKAYGVASVSGTILAVCSCTVLPIFAGIYTMGAGLGPAAAFLYSGPAINILAIVMTARVLGIGIGIARAIGAVVFSIVIGLLMSLFFRKSKSELARTGRAGSHSAPVRPLWRTVLFFASMVGILVFANWGSPEGAAPLWVFVARIKWWIASAFALLLAVILAVDFGAGWRRVLPACIPVAVLALMLPGKPVYAFTAGIGAVGFLAATGGPQLREWFDATLGFARQIIPLLLGGVLVAGFLLGRPGHEAMVPSAWIARAVGGNTISANLFASASGALMYFATLTEVPILQGLMGSGMGSGPALALLLAGPALSLPSMLVLRSIMGFRKTLVYVALVVVLSTVTGLIYGSIAG, encoded by the coding sequence ATGACGCGCGACCTCCGCACTATCCTCTTCCTCGCAGCACTGGTGCTGGCTGCATGGTTCCTTCCCGTCGGATCGCCCCGGTTCGATGCGTCTCTCATTGAAGCCTTCGCGATGCTCAACGAGTACGCCAGGCTCCACATACTGCTCTGCCTCGTGCCGGCCCTCTTCATAGCCGGGGCGATCGGCGTCTTCCTGAACAGGGATTCCGTGCTCTCCTACCTCGGTCCGGGCGCTAACCGGCTGAAGGCCTACGGCGTGGCCTCGGTGTCTGGCACGATACTCGCGGTGTGCTCGTGCACGGTGCTGCCGATCTTCGCGGGCATCTACACGATGGGCGCGGGGCTGGGCCCGGCGGCCGCATTCCTGTACAGCGGGCCGGCCATCAACATCCTGGCCATCGTCATGACGGCAAGGGTCCTCGGGATCGGGATCGGGATCGCACGGGCGATCGGCGCGGTCGTCTTCAGCATCGTGATAGGCCTGCTCATGAGCCTTTTCTTCAGGAAGTCGAAGTCCGAGCTCGCCAGGACAGGCAGGGCCGGAAGCCACTCCGCTCCCGTGCGGCCTCTGTGGAGAACCGTCCTCTTCTTCGCCTCGATGGTCGGCATCCTCGTTTTCGCCAACTGGGGGAGCCCCGAAGGGGCGGCACCCCTCTGGGTGTTCGTGGCCCGGATCAAGTGGTGGATCGCATCGGCTTTCGCGCTGTTGCTCGCGGTCATCCTGGCGGTCGACTTCGGGGCAGGCTGGAGGAGGGTGCTGCCGGCCTGCATCCCGGTGGCGGTCCTGGCCCTGATGCTGCCCGGCAAGCCCGTCTATGCCTTCACGGCCGGGATCGGCGCGGTGGGATTCCTTGCCGCAACCGGCGGGCCGCAGCTCCGCGAGTGGTTCGACGCCACCCTGGGATTCGCGAGGCAGATCATCCCCCTGCTGTTGGGCGGCGTGCTCGTAGCTGGATTCCTGCTCGGTCGCCCAGGCCACGAGGCCATGGTCCCCTCGGCGTGGATCGCCCGGGCGGTCGGCGGGAACACGATCTCCGCCAACCTGTTCGCATCTGCCTCGGGAGCGCTGATGTACTTCGCCACCCTCACCGAGGTTCCGATACTGCAGGGGCTGATGGGATCGGGGATGGGGAGCGGTCCGGCCCTCGCCCTGCTCCTTGCAGGCCCCGCCCTGTCGCTGCCGAGCATGCTCGTGCTCCGGAGCATAATGGGCTTCAGGAAGACGCTGGTCTATGTGGCACTGGTGGTCGTGCTCTCGACGGTCACCGGCCTGATCTACGGCTCGATCGCGGGCTGA
- a CDS encoding metalloregulator ArsR/SmtB family transcription factor, translated as MTEGNDAYRRRASILSALANPARLHIVDLLAGGGRTVGDLSEAVGLDISTVSRHLEKLRNAGLVRDRREGTRVYHTLAAPCVLDFFACVERVLGGGECEAPLCGREADG; from the coding sequence GTGACAGAGGGAAACGACGCGTACAGGCGGAGGGCCTCGATACTCTCCGCGCTCGCGAATCCTGCCCGCCTCCATATCGTCGACCTCCTGGCCGGCGGAGGCAGGACCGTCGGAGACCTGTCGGAAGCCGTAGGGCTCGACATATCCACTGTGTCGAGGCACCTCGAGAAGCTGCGGAACGCCGGGCTGGTGCGCGACCGCAGGGAGGGCACCAGGGTGTACCACACCCTCGCCGCGCCGTGCGTGCTCGATTTCTTCGCCTGCGTGGAGAGGGTGCTCGGAGGAGGGGAGTGCGAAGCTCCCCTGTGCGGCAGGGAGGCGGATGGATGA
- a CDS encoding rhodanese-like domain-containing protein: MAVASMSPREAYEAASGSGALIVDMRPEHEVSYRVFDVPEVICIPRGEIAERAGDLPQGRLLIVADSVGLHSRAAAEALSAAGLGPVASLTGGMVDWERDGLPVRKDPDFELRGQCGCKLRSRKG, from the coding sequence ATGGCGGTGGCTTCGATGTCGCCCCGGGAGGCCTACGAGGCGGCCTCGGGTTCCGGGGCCCTGATCGTCGACATGAGGCCGGAGCACGAGGTCAGCTACAGGGTCTTCGACGTGCCCGAAGTGATCTGCATCCCCAGGGGGGAGATCGCCGAGAGGGCAGGGGATCTGCCGCAGGGAAGGCTGCTCATAGTCGCGGATTCGGTCGGGCTGCACTCCAGGGCTGCCGCGGAGGCGCTGTCGGCAGCCGGGCTGGGGCCTGTTGCGAGCCTCACGGGCGGCATGGTGGACTGGGAACGCGACGGGCTTCCCGTCAGGAAGGACCCCGATTTCGAACTGCGCGGGCAGTGCGGATGCAAGCTCAGGTCGAGGAAGGGCTGA